A genome region from Gymnogyps californianus isolate 813 chromosome 4, ASM1813914v2, whole genome shotgun sequence includes the following:
- the RPS3A gene encoding 40S ribosomal protein S3a — translation MAVGKNKRLTKGGKKGAKKKVVDPFSKKDWYDVKAPAMFNIRNIGKTLVTRTQGTKIASDGLKGRVFEVSLADLQNDEVAFRKFKLITEDVQGKNCLTNFHGMDLTRDKMCSMVKKWQTMIEAHVDVKTTDGYLLRLFCVGFTKKRNNQIRKTSYAQHQQVRQIRKKMMEIMTREVQTNDLKEVVNKLIPDSIGKDIEKACQSIYPLHDVYVRKVKMLKKPKFELGKLMELHGEGGGAGKPSGDEAGTKVERADGYEPPVQESV, via the exons ATGGCGGTCGGCAAGAACAAGCGCCTCACCAAGGGCGGCAAGAAAGGCGCCAAGAAGAAAGT GGTTGATCCTTTCTCCAAAAAGGACTGGTATGATGTCAAAGCACCAGCAATGTTTAATATCCGAAACATTGGGAAGACACTTGTCACCAGGACTCAAGGAACTA AAATTGCCTCTGATGGACTGAAGGGTCGTGTATTTGAAGTGAGTCTGGCCGATCTGCAGAATGATGAGGTTGCCTTCCGTAAATTTAAACTGATAACTGAGGACGTTCAGGGCAAAAATTGTCTGACCAACTTCCATGGAATGGACCTCACCAGGGATAAAATGTGCTCCATGGTCAAAAAATGGCAG acaATGATCGAAGCCCATGTAGATGTCAAAACTACCGATGGTTACCTACTGCGCCTCTTCTGCGTGGGTTTTACGAAGAAGCGTAATAACCAAATTCGCAAGACCTCGTATGCCCAGCATCAGCAGGTTCGACAGATTCGCAAGAAGATGATGGAAATCATGACCCGAGAGGTCCAAACCAATGACCTGAAAGAAGTTGTCAATAAGCT GATCCCAGACAGCATTGGCAAAGACATAGAGAAGGCCTGTCAGTCCATTTACCCTCTTCACGATGTCTATGTCCGCAAGGTTAAGATGCTGAAGAAGCCCAAGTTTGAAC TGGGCAAGCTGATGGAACTGCATGGTGAAGGTGGTGGTGCTGGAAAACCTTCTGGGGATGAGGCAGGCACTAAAGTAGAGCGAGCTGATGGATACGAGCCGCCCGTGCAAGAGTCTGTCTGA
- the LOC127016241 gene encoding ribonuclease CL2-like produces MAGWALCMALLLAALAGAVGESRYEKFLRQHVDHPQTSVLAAHRYCETMLARRRVTAPGRPCKPSNTFVHAPAEELVAACTQTPDAAGLHSTPTSMGLTACRLRGGNTKPPCAYRARQLQHHVRVACLDGLPVHLAGTHAPPQ; encoded by the coding sequence ATGGCAGGCTGGGCCCTATGCatggccctgctgctggcagcgcTGGCAGGGGCGGTGGGCGAGAGCCGCTATGAGAAGTTCCTGCGGCAGCATGTGGACCACCCCCAGACATCCGTGCTCGCGGCGCATCGCTACTGCGAGACCATGCTGGCACGCCGGCGGGTGacggccccggggcggccctGCAAGCCCTCCAACACCTTTGTGCACGCACCGGCTGAGGAGCTGGTGGCTGCCTGCACCCAGACGCCTGACGCAGCGGGGCTCCACAGCACCCCAACGTCCATGGGCCTCACAGCCTGCCGCCTGCGGGGCGGGAACACCAAGCCCCCTTGCGCCTACCGGGCCCGGCAGCTCCAGCACCACGTGCGTGTCGCCTGCCTTGACGGGCTGCCTGTGCACCTTGCTGGCACCCACGCGCCCCCCCAGTGA